CATTCAAAACGATGTtgcaatataatttaatactgaaaaaaatacaaatctttgCCATGCTGAACAGTAGTGATGCTCACTAGTAAGAGTCCTGATCTCATCCATGCTCCTATGGTACACAGGTCTAGATGCAGCCCGTCTCAAAGCTCTCTGAACAGGATTCTCATTGTCACCTGTGAGATCTAACAGTTTGATCAAaactaacaacaacaataaatcatttttaatctCTCATTATCTCTCTTTAAAACTGCCAGCAACTGCTGTAACTATTCCATTTAGTTATACTGAGTTAGTACAGAAAGCTAGAAGAATGTTGCTGATCTTGATTTAACACACTTGAAAGGTATGCTGTGGGAAATTCCTGTGCAAGTGATTTAATTACACATGCCTAATTTGTCAGCAGATTAAATTTAGAATCATTCAGTTCCTTTATGCTGTGCAAGTAATACTCTCACGAATGTATTTACATGTTATCCAAACAaccttatattaaaaataaaattacatatacatatatgtgaaCTGTCAtattaaaaaatcctttaaacttTAGGATTATTGTTGCATTCATGCCTTGtcgtaattactgtaattacgaaTTTACAAGTagtaaaatccatccatccattgtaaTTAGTTAGAAACCATTGTGATGTCATGTAAAGACAACAAAAATGGCAATGGATTTAACAGTTTAAGGTATCAGGGAGCTAACACTACATATATtaatgtttaaattgtcattttattatAGCTGATATTACCTGGTGCTCTTTCTTAGTTCTTTAATATATTGCAAGAGAATATACAGTggccacaaaaagtatttggccacacttaaaaatttatgaaaaacattgcatcatataaaaaaaatattaaaccaagtggcataTACTTTTAATATAGTTCAAACAGTTTTCAAGCTAAAAGAATGTGTTAGGTTTTAAGACAAAACTATACTTTGCTAGGACATCTTCGTGAACTTGATACTTCTACTACAATTCACATTGAGACGTTGGttaaaggtaattgcaaaaaattacgatttaagtAATTTGTCTGCAGATGCCAAAAGCATCCAAAAAAGTCAGAACACATTTTAGGGCCAGTGTATAAGCGTTTCGAACATTGACATAGAAGCTGAGTCTGAGAATGTAAACAACTTAAAATCTTCAGGTAGTTCATCTTGTAATTATATAAATTCTGAAAGAAACATGAATGCAGCATATGTATGTACCATATGTCCCAACATTTTTGAGAAAGTTCTGTCAGTAGACCAGCCAAAACTCTATAATTTAATATGAGAAAGGAAAAATTACAAACTCACGGTTCAAATTCCCCTTTGTGTGGGACCAGGTGTCTGTTGCACAGCTCTTTGGGGCTTCTCGACTGGCATCACCATCATCGATTTGTGTGGTAGAGGGGAGTCCCAGACATCCTTTCCTGGTTTGGAGATCAGGGGAACCCTTTACTGGAGTACTGGTTCTTATGGGTGAACATTTACAGCTGGCACTTATCTCTGGAGATGTTGTAAATGTAGTGCAGATAAAGTCATCCACCTGCTCTGTAACTGGAGGTGGAGTGTAGATACTTCTGTTCTCTGTGATTCCAAGGTAATGCTGGTAATTACGTGGAATAAAGGACCTAGCGAGGGGTTGAGAGTCAGAATCCTCAGAAGTACGAGATGGTTTTCTAGGAGTGATTTTTTCTCTATCTCGAGAGATATCAGGGGATATATTTGGCAGTGTACAGCTAGCGTCCTGTATTTTTCTGGAATGTGTAAGGCTACATTCAGTTGGCCTCTTGACCTGGTGCAGAATGGGACCCTGGGACTTCTTGGACTGAAGATTAATGCCCTGGCTTTGCTCCTCAAATGCAGAGTTTACAGAAAACATGCTGGAGGCACGTCGCATGGAATTTGCTTCCCTGTTTAGACTGCCTTTGCTGCTTTTGCTCTGCAGAGGTCGTGACTCTTGACCAATGGCAGGTTTAGGTTGTATTGTGTATTTCGAAGAGGTCTGAGAGCCCTTCAGTGGCTGAGGGGAATAAGACACTCCATGGAAGATTGCTTCACCTGAGACCACATGCGACTGTCTTGTGGTAATCCTTTTCTTTGAAGGGGATTGGAACGCTTTCCCTGTCTTGGCTGGTGAGGACAACAAGGATGTTTTAGTACTTTGGGTCTCATTTGCAAAGGCTTTGACACTGGCTCTCTCTGATTGGATATTGTAAACATTTGGACTTGTATGTGATGTTACATCTATAAAGGAATATAAGCCTGTCTCTTTTGATATATCTGTTGTTTTGCTATGTGGACTCAAGGATATCTGAATTCCACTTCCAAGGATGGGTGACCGTTGTCCATGCTGCTTGGTAGGTGATGCACCCCAGAAGTCTTGGAGGTTCTTATACTGTGAAGTGCTCATACCATCAGTTGAAAAGGGCTTATCCTTTCGTATTGAGAAATTAGGAGACATTCTGCCTCTGGAAGAATTATTGTCCTCAAGATCATCATCAAACTCAGTGCCTATTGATCTGAGGTCAAACTCAGACTTTGTAAATCTTTTATTCAGACTAGCAGCAGAAGTGATTGAGGATCTATTTTGAACTGCAGTGGATTTCATATATTTTATGGGTTCCAATGTTTCTCTCTCCCAAAAGGACTTGAGTTGTTTGATTCTCTCTGCCATATTCTCTTGTTGCTGGGAATTCTGCTTAAAAAGAGGCACTGGATTTTGCCTTGGTGCTGCCCTAGATTTAACCTCTAACTCCTTTGGTGAGATGGGATCTCCATCATTGCTGCTTATGCTAACTGTGCCTCTCATGCTTTCCCCGTTTTGACTAGCTAGCAAGGATGATTTTAAACATGGAAGTGTGGGAACTCCTTTGTTAAAGGGAGCACTTGCAAGAATTTGGTCTTTTTTCTGATTGTTCAATGGTGGATTTACGTGTTTCAACTCATCTGTAGCAACTGGTGCCTGGGGCTTGTGGATTGTGTTGGTACTCCTTAAATATTCAAGGTCTAAAATGTCCCCAAAGTTTATTGACTTCTTTTTCTTATGTTCTTGAGATTTTGCTCTCAAACTCTGTTCAGCTTCCTGGTGGTCATCTACAACTTCAGTTAGCTTTCTGCTCACATTACTAGAGATTAAATCTTCATTCTTAACTGGTTCATTAGGTCTACTTATCAAAATCTTTGGACCAATGTTTTCTTTCTCCCAGAATGATTTCAAATTAGTAATTTTTGGTCGCTGGTTTTCTTCAAGGCTTGTTCTCTCTTTCGATTCTTGTTGAGTGAGTTTGATGTCAGTGCTTTCCAGGTTGACTTTGGTCTCTACCTCCCTCTTGATAAAAGCCTCAGtctttttctctttttgattAACTTTCCCAGCTACAGACATATTAGCTTCTGGCAGTTTTGTGACCTCGTTTGGATTAATAGATTCAATTGAAGGCTTCATGATGAGATATTCTTTCTGAGAGGTGGAATCTAATCTTCTCCGTTCTTTTGGAGCATTCTCAAGAGGCTCATCAACACTCTGTTCCACTCCCCAGCTGGTCTCTTCTTGAAATACTTTATTCACTTCAGATGATATCTCATCACTTTGGCATGGTATGATCATGTACACATCATCCCTTTTTTTGGCTCTCATATTAACCTCATCTTCAAAGTTTATGTAATCTGTATGCTCCTCCATGTCCTGCACATATGTCTCTAAATCAAGCATATCACTGCTGTCTGTGCTCTTGCTAAACCACTCAAGAACTTTAGTGATGGAATCTCCTTGTTCTTCACTAGGCTTGGGGATATGCGAATCTGTCATGATAGCCAGTTTGGCATCTTCTTGCTTTGAGATATTATTCTTGTTTTTTACATTGAGCACAGGGGTATCAGTAGAAACATCTGCCTTATTGGATGTATTTGCTGTGTTGAGGGTGCTGGGAAATGGCTCATCTGTAAGACAAACAGTATACTACTGAATGACCAAAGCAAACCTTAGGCAAGCTGAATTGCAACCAAATATCAAAtctcattaaaattatttaactgtggtgaaatattttcaaaaggaTATCACGTGGGTCCTTAGACATATCACAGCATTTCCAAAGTGAAACGTCTACTAAGTAATGCAAAAAGCTACTTATATTTTCTCACAAACCGATGAGGTATTTATAGttcctgtcaaaaagctacactttgatgctgcgctgatttagcgctttgggaaaaactttaggtgtgaccagctgtgaatatgtgtgcaacacgtcaatgaaattgaccagaatttatagcctctgctggtgacatcattggattcacctgtagcagggctataaatagatgcgtcacaggtgcatcgtcagatcttttgtcttcagatcattttgtgtgtgttgtgcttcttgactgtcagaactttctactttgctctgttaggagttagaattgttaggcagtgcgcagaaacctttctcttttctt
The sequence above is a segment of the Xyrauchen texanus isolate HMW12.3.18 chromosome 38, RBS_HiC_50CHRs, whole genome shotgun sequence genome. Coding sequences within it:
- the LOC127631569 gene encoding synaptotagmin-like protein 2 isoform X2, which codes for MIDLSHLTEEEQEMIMMVLKRDAELKKSEEERIKQVRKVVPDEDRCKYMTGEWFYEVKSQRHQDRIHGSDIIMASMKQKKPSVVEYLTKSWGGGSKSVNRKNSVGIMTPKQATESSQQPKERKNSDTSEAQQERLNTGMRSPCKPRHNPFNSIPVELDFEETDSPFTNGASGSGLRKPFDSVSDSQVKHQEASHSEDNTEVYNPINNRAPRQKPVPMKRTKIYKPQSSVSDSASSVSTQSTSTTAGSGIRSPLPSGILKYTSSCSSSESALRSQLPQPVETHHVHKNSSQEKDSEKRTIILESIEKTPIISLSSLKLPKSRLPVRASLQLIDPTQAIQEKPNIQPRLSLSSITRSDDNKNVEKCLKQKRETDSCLPQSSMASEGQKKETVNFHHENARSVLTTKSQKLLDEITAPQPIQHKSEIVETPMTLFPKEEMTRVEEQLRTAVDEPFPSTLNTANTSNKADVSTDTPVLNVKNKNNISKQEDAKLAIMTDSHIPKPSEEQGDSITKVLEWFSKSTDSSDMLDLETYVQDMEEHTDYINFEDEVNMRAKKRDDVYMIIPCQSDEISSEVNKVFQEETSWGVEQSVDEPLENAPKERRRLDSTSQKEYLIMKPSIESINPNEVTKLPEANMSVAGKVNQKEKKTEAFIKREVETKVNLESTDIKLTQQESKERTSLEENQRPKITNLKSFWEKENIGPKILISRPNEPVKNEDLISSNVSRKLTEVVDDHQEAEQSLRAKSQEHKKKKSINFGDILDLEYLRSTNTIHKPQAPVATDELKHVNPPLNNQKKDQILASAPFNKGVPTLPCLKSSLLASQNGESMRGTVSISSNDGDPISPKELEVKSRAAPRQNPVPLFKQNSQQQENMAERIKQLKSFWERETLEPIKYMKSTAVQNRSSITSAASLNKRFTKSEFDLRSIGTEFDDDLEDNNSSRGRMSPNFSIRKDKPFSTDGMSTSQYKNLQDFWGASPTKQHGQRSPILGSGIQISLSPHSKTTDISKETGLYSFIDVTSHTSPNVYNIQSERASVKAFANETQSTKTSLLSSPAKTGKAFQSPSKKRITTRQSHVVSGEAIFHGVSYSPQPLKGSQTSSKYTIQPKPAIGQESRPLQSKSSKGSLNREANSMRRASSMFSVNSAFEEQSQGINLQSKKSQGPILHQVKRPTECSLTHSRKIQDASCTLPNISPDISRDREKITPRKPSRTSEDSDSQPLARSFIPRNYQHYLGITENRSIYTPPPVTEQVDDFICTTFTTSPEISASCKCSPIRTSTPVKGSPDLQTRKGCLGLPSTTQIDDGDASREAPKSCATDTWSHTKGNLNRDNENPVQRALRRAASRPVYHRSMDEIRTLTRQDQKIETTDDSIQDSSTLVQTSFATADPEHLKQLSKSVPSFLQKESDGGESDSESSSRSGVRQRNSRQFSNLSNYSGSASLSSVSSSVASIYSSDYSSVEVQGTIQFSLNYMQRLREFHIFIVQCKNLAAVDTKRNRSDPYIKSYLIPDSTNLGKRKTAVKKRTLNPTYNEILRYKVRMEYLKSQILNLSVWHNDTFGRNSFLGEIELDLSSWDFNDTERKFLSLKPRNLPSQTTNSLQPSDLRAQMKLAIRFLPQISLSKNIPGSGEVHIWVKDCKNLPPIRSPTIDPYVKCFVLPDTSKKSRQKTRVLKRTTNPIFNHTMVYDGFRTEDLKEACVELTVWDRDRLANHLLGGLRLGMGTGRSYGVQVEWMDSTAVEVALWRRMMESPSEWVEGILPLRLLTTTKNTWK
- the LOC127631569 gene encoding synaptotagmin-like protein 2 isoform X1, whose product is MIDLSHLTEEEQEMIMMVLKRDAELKKSEEERIKQVRKVVPDEDRCKYMTGEWFYEVKSQRHQDRIHGSDIIMASMKQKKPSVVEYLTKSWGGGSKSVNRKNSVGIMTPKQATESSQQPKERKNSDTSEAQQERLNTGMRSPCKPRHNPFNSIPVELDFEETDSPFTNGASGSGLRKPFDSVSDSQVKHQEASHSEDNTEVYNPINNRAPRQKPVPMKRTKIYKPQSSVSDSASSVSTQSTSTTAGSGIRSPLPSGILKYTSSCSSSESALRSQLPQPVETHHVHKNSSQEKDSEKRTIILESIEKTPIISLSSLKLPKSRLPVRASLQLIDPTQAIQEKPNIQPRLSLSSITRSDDNKNVEKCLKQKRETDSCLPQSSMASEGQKKETVNFHHENARSVLTTKSQKLLDEITAPQPIQHKSEIVETPMTLFPKEEMTRVEEQLRTAVDEPFPSTLNTANTSNKADVSTDTPVLNVKNKNNISKQEDAKLAIMTDSHIPKPSEEQGDSITKVLEWFSKSTDSSDMLDLETYVQDMEEHTDYINFEDEVNMRAKKRDDVYMIIPCQSDEISSEVNKVFQEETSWGVEQSVDEPLENAPKERRRLDSTSQKEYLIMKPSIESINPNEVTKLPEANMSVAGKVNQKEKKTEAFIKREVETKVNLESTDIKLTQQESKERTSLEENQRPKITNLKSFWEKENIGPKILISRPNEPVKNEDLISSNVSRKLTEVVDDHQEAEQSLRAKSQEHKKKKSINFGDILDLEYLRSTNTIHKPQAPVATDELKHVNPPLNNQKKDQILASAPFNKGVPTLPCLKSSLLASQNGESMRGTVSISSNDGDPISPKELEVKSRAAPRQNPVPLFKQNSQQQENMAERIKQLKSFWERETLEPIKYMKSTAVQNRSSITSAASLNKRFTKSEFDLRSIGTEFDDDLEDNNSSRGRMSPNFSIRKDKPFSTDGMSTSQYKNLQDFWGASPTKQHGQRSPILGSGIQISLSPHSKTTDISKETGLYSFIDVTSHTSPNVYNIQSERASVKAFANETQSTKTSLLSSPAKTGKAFQSPSKKRITTRQSHVVSGEAIFHGVSYSPQPLKGSQTSSKYTIQPKPAIGQESRPLQSKSSKGSLNREANSMRRASSMFSVNSAFEEQSQGINLQSKKSQGPILHQVKRPTECSLTHSRKIQDASCTLPNISPDISRDREKITPRKPSRTSEDSDSQPLARSFIPRNYQHYLGITENRSIYTPPPVTEQVDDFICTTFTTSPEISASCKCSPIRTSTPVKGSPDLQTRKGCLGLPSTTQIDDGDASREAPKSCATDTWSHTKGNLNHLTGDNENPVQRALRRAASRPVYHRSMDEIRTLTRQDQKIETTDDSIQDSSTLVQTSFATADPEHLKQLSKSVPSFLQKESDGGESDSESSSRSGVRQRNSRQFSNLSNYSGSASLSSVSSSVASIYSSDYSSVEVQGTIQFSLNYMQRLREFHIFIVQCKNLAAVDTKRNRSDPYIKSYLIPDSTNLGKRKTAVKKRTLNPTYNEILRYKVRMEYLKSQILNLSVWHNDTFGRNSFLGEIELDLSSWDFNDTERKFLSLKPRNLPSQTTNSLQPSDLRAQMKLAIRFLPQISLSKNIPGSGEVHIWVKDCKNLPPIRSPTIDPYVKCFVLPDTSKKSRQKTRVLKRTTNPIFNHTMVYDGFRTEDLKEACVELTVWDRDRLANHLLGGLRLGMGTGRSYGVQVEWMDSTAVEVALWRRMMESPSEWVEGILPLRLLTTTKNTWK